A single genomic interval of Streptomyces sp. 1222.5 harbors:
- a CDS encoding ABC transporter permease has product MTDLSLARGTVDRDRALRLLQNYGVYGGVVVLLLFNFAFTPHFASAENFRTQAVQVAPVLIVALGMALAIGTEGVDLSVGSVMALSTSLLSLYLGYGPWIATLIAVAGGMLVGAANGALIAFMGVQPIVATLALMVGSRGLALVLLPQLKDVHDPGMASLGSGDVLGVPYLVLIAVVLALLVAFAVKRSTFGRQLLAIGDSRPAARLAGLPVRRVLVIVYVCSGALAAVAGVLATARLTASDPTSLGTLMELSAITAVVVGGTPLSGGRVRIGGTVAGALLIQLLTTTLIKHDLPPSWTQIAQAVVIVGAVYAARERRKR; this is encoded by the coding sequence GTGACTGATCTGAGCCTCGCCCGCGGCACGGTGGACCGCGACCGGGCGCTGCGCCTGCTGCAGAACTACGGGGTCTACGGCGGAGTCGTGGTGCTGCTGCTGTTCAACTTCGCCTTCACACCGCACTTCGCCTCCGCCGAGAACTTCCGCACCCAGGCCGTACAGGTCGCCCCCGTGCTGATCGTCGCCCTGGGCATGGCCCTCGCGATCGGCACCGAGGGAGTGGACCTGTCCGTCGGTTCCGTCATGGCCCTGTCCACCTCGCTGTTGTCGCTCTACCTGGGCTACGGGCCGTGGATCGCCACACTGATCGCCGTGGCCGGGGGCATGCTGGTCGGGGCGGCCAACGGGGCGCTGATCGCTTTCATGGGAGTGCAGCCCATCGTGGCCACGCTCGCCCTGATGGTCGGGTCCCGTGGTCTCGCCCTGGTCCTGCTCCCCCAGCTCAAGGACGTCCACGATCCCGGCATGGCCTCTCTCGGCTCCGGTGACGTGCTGGGCGTCCCGTACCTGGTCCTCATCGCGGTCGTGCTCGCGCTGCTGGTGGCGTTCGCCGTCAAGCGCTCCACATTCGGCCGTCAGCTGCTCGCCATCGGCGACAGCCGGCCGGCGGCGCGCCTCGCGGGCCTGCCCGTGCGACGGGTCCTCGTCATCGTCTACGTCTGCTCGGGCGCCCTGGCGGCGGTCGCGGGTGTCCTGGCCACGGCCCGGCTCACCGCGAGCGACCCCACCTCCCTGGGCACGCTGATGGAACTGTCCGCCATCACCGCGGTGGTCGTCGGCGGCACCCCGCTCAGCGGCGGCCGGGTCCGGATCGGCGGCACGGTCGCGGGCGCCCTGCTGATCCAGCTGCTCACCACCACGCTCATCAAGCACGACCTGCCCCCGTCGTGGACACAGATCGCGCAGGCCGTGGTGATCGTCGGTGCCGTCTACGCGGCGCGCGAACGGAGGAAGCGATGA
- a CDS encoding DUF6207 family protein → MDVIHEVHVAEPGLVVVDIAAADDRTAFAFHAALASMWAITAVERASRGPGQVGVRLRCYLDMRQPLTS, encoded by the coding sequence ATGGATGTGATTCACGAGGTGCACGTGGCGGAGCCCGGCCTGGTGGTGGTCGACATCGCGGCCGCCGACGACCGGACCGCGTTCGCCTTCCACGCCGCTCTGGCCTCGATGTGGGCCATCACCGCCGTCGAACGTGCGAGCCGGGGGCCCGGGCAGGTGGGCGTCCGGCTGCGCTGCTACCTGGACATGCGCCAGCCGCTCACGTCATGA
- a CDS encoding TspO/MBR family protein, protein MRLIRRHGGNRRWTGSWPCFAATGAAVAAAAATSARAVDADGDWYRSLRKPLWEPPPRAFGAVWTPLYATIAYAGGRALDTASHRRERGLLAASLAVNLTLNAGWSRLFFGLRSTRAGLLGTVLLDVSNVELIRRVARTDRTAAAALLPYAAWSAFATALNASIVRQN, encoded by the coding sequence ATGAGGCTGATCAGGCGGCACGGCGGCAACCGGCGATGGACAGGATCCTGGCCGTGCTTCGCCGCCACCGGTGCGGCCGTCGCCGCCGCTGCCGCCACGAGCGCGCGAGCCGTCGACGCCGACGGCGACTGGTACCGGTCCCTGCGCAAGCCCCTGTGGGAACCGCCGCCCCGGGCCTTCGGCGCCGTCTGGACACCGTTGTACGCGACGATCGCCTACGCAGGCGGCCGTGCGCTGGACACCGCCTCCCACCGGCGGGAACGCGGACTGCTGGCCGCGAGCCTGGCGGTCAACCTCACTCTGAACGCGGGGTGGAGCCGGCTGTTCTTCGGCCTGCGCAGCACCAGGGCAGGCTTGCTCGGCACGGTGCTGCTCGACGTCAGCAACGTGGAACTCATCCGCCGCGTGGCACGAACCGACCGGACAGCGGCCGCCGCCCTGCTCCCCTACGCGGCATGGTCCGCCTTCGCCACGGCCTTGAACGCGTCCATCGTCCGTCAGAACTGA
- the phoU gene encoding phosphate signaling complex protein PhoU, with translation MRGAYHEELASLAAGLMEMSRLVGSAIGRATTALLDADLTLAESVISGDTEVDDLQRDLEDRAIAVLARQQPVATDLRTVVTSLRMSADLERCGDLAAHVAKLARRRYPDRAVPGDLHRTVLEMGQLAQRLMAQAAEALLTLDVEAALRLEQEDDRMDELHRMIFQHLLDDRWQHGVETAVDVTLVGRYYERFADHAVSFARRVVYLVTGEHADEYVPDTEPT, from the coding sequence ATGCGAGGGGCCTACCACGAGGAGCTGGCCTCGCTCGCCGCCGGCCTCATGGAGATGAGCCGCCTGGTCGGCTCGGCGATCGGCCGCGCCACCACCGCCCTCCTGGACGCCGACCTCACCCTCGCCGAGAGCGTCATCTCCGGCGACACCGAGGTCGACGACCTGCAGCGGGACCTCGAAGACCGGGCCATCGCCGTACTCGCCCGGCAGCAACCGGTCGCGACGGACCTGCGGACCGTCGTCACCTCCCTGCGGATGAGCGCGGACCTCGAACGCTGCGGCGACCTCGCCGCGCACGTGGCGAAGCTCGCCCGGCGGCGCTACCCCGACCGTGCCGTGCCGGGGGACCTGCACCGCACCGTCCTGGAGATGGGACAGCTCGCCCAGCGCCTGATGGCTCAGGCCGCCGAAGCGCTCCTCACCCTGGACGTGGAGGCCGCCCTCCGGTTGGAGCAGGAGGACGACCGCATGGACGAGCTGCACCGCATGATCTTCCAGCACCTGCTGGACGACCGGTGGCAGCACGGCGTGGAGACGGCCGTCGACGTCACGCTGGTCGGCCGCTACTACGAACGCTTCGCCGACCACGCCGTCTCGTTCGCACGTCGCGTGGTGTACCTGGTCACCGGCGAGCACGCCGACGAGTACGTCCCCGACACCGAGCCCACGTGA
- a CDS encoding SHOCT domain-containing protein has protein sequence MSRARRRARLALTLLGLVIAAIGLIIYLQADSDSVTADQEAIDASAADWADTLGYEADQSARDARFEAEQDKRIAEEDKTFGMVLIGVGAVVFAARWAVRPEAGATVKSAPPMPVFAPAAPPSPADEIAKLAALRDQGVLTDAEFEQRKQRLLST, from the coding sequence ATGAGCAGAGCAAGAAGACGAGCACGCCTCGCACTCACCCTGCTGGGGCTGGTCATCGCCGCGATCGGACTGATCATCTACCTCCAGGCCGACAGCGACAGCGTCACCGCCGACCAAGAGGCCATCGACGCCTCGGCTGCCGACTGGGCCGACACCCTCGGCTACGAGGCCGATCAGTCCGCGCGGGACGCCAGGTTCGAGGCCGAGCAGGACAAGCGGATCGCCGAGGAGGACAAGACCTTCGGCATGGTGCTCATCGGTGTCGGAGCCGTGGTGTTCGCCGCCCGCTGGGCCGTACGTCCCGAGGCCGGTGCCACCGTCAAGTCGGCGCCGCCCATGCCCGTTTTCGCCCCGGCCGCACCGCCGTCCCCGGCGGACGAGATCGCCAAGCTGGCGGCACTGCGCGATCAAGGCGTCCTCACCGACGCCGAGTTCGAGCAGCGGAAGCAGCGGTTGCTCAGCACGTGA
- a CDS encoding FadR/GntR family transcriptional regulator, which produces MTERHIRREAVSDQLFAVLRDRILGGGLPPGSPLTAERDLAAEFGVNRHAVREAVKRLQQARLVEVSHGGRTLVLDWRRSAGLDLAVGIAASDGGPSVADLARDALEMRACIGADAARLCAIRCSESTAREIVEAAWRYARSGPDLEELGLADVAWWRLIVEGAANIAYLLAFNSLVDGTLPVADVPDDLRTAELLDVETHVRLAELIAARESEAAERLARELLSRSVPSTPRKAVR; this is translated from the coding sequence ATGACCGAGCGACACATCCGGCGCGAGGCGGTTTCGGACCAGCTTTTCGCCGTACTGCGCGACAGGATCCTCGGCGGTGGCCTGCCTCCCGGCTCCCCCCTCACCGCCGAACGTGACCTGGCGGCCGAGTTCGGCGTGAACCGGCACGCGGTGCGCGAGGCCGTCAAACGGCTTCAGCAGGCCCGGCTGGTCGAGGTCAGCCACGGGGGTCGCACGCTCGTCCTGGACTGGCGGCGCAGTGCCGGCCTCGACCTCGCCGTCGGGATCGCCGCGTCCGACGGCGGACCCTCGGTCGCGGACCTGGCACGCGACGCCTTGGAGATGCGGGCGTGCATCGGCGCGGACGCCGCCCGGCTGTGCGCGATCCGGTGTTCGGAGTCGACCGCCCGGGAGATCGTCGAGGCGGCGTGGCGGTACGCGCGCAGCGGGCCCGATCTGGAGGAACTCGGCCTGGCGGACGTCGCCTGGTGGCGGCTGATCGTGGAGGGGGCCGCGAACATCGCCTACCTCCTGGCCTTCAACAGCCTGGTGGACGGCACGCTCCCGGTCGCCGACGTACCGGACGACCTGCGGACCGCCGAACTGCTCGACGTGGAGACGCATGTGCGGCTCGCCGAACTCATCGCGGCACGCGAGTCCGAGGCGGCCGAGAGACTGGCGCGCGAGCTGCTGTCCCGCAGTGTGCCTTCGACGCCCCGGAAGGCGGTGCGCTGA
- a CDS encoding ABC transporter permease, whose product MGTTTAAVTQDAPPGATRSERLSALAQQHGALVTLVIAMAAASLGFDTFLTGDNLANMALSSAFLAVVALGMTFVIVTGGIDLSVGSLFALGGVLAAWGSQYGTVVALLLPLAVCGLVGLVNGLLIARSGLAPFIVTLAAMLGARGVLLALTDEGSRTYLVETDSFFAKLGQGSLLGVGVPVWITVALFVAGSVVLRRSRFGQYVYAVGGNEDAAALMGAPVARTKVAVYTLSGLCAGLAGALNAAWLVSGVTILGSGMELEAISAVVIGGTLLTGGFGFISGSLVGVALLKVIQNVINQIGSLDSAYQQVVSGAFLAAVVVAQTWLGRRQRVL is encoded by the coding sequence ATGGGAACCACGACCGCCGCCGTCACCCAGGACGCGCCACCCGGTGCGACTCGATCCGAGCGCCTGAGCGCGCTCGCCCAGCAGCACGGCGCGCTGGTCACCCTGGTGATCGCCATGGCCGCCGCGTCGCTCGGCTTCGACACCTTCCTGACCGGCGACAACCTGGCGAACATGGCGCTGTCGTCGGCCTTCCTCGCCGTCGTCGCCCTCGGCATGACCTTCGTCATCGTCACCGGCGGGATCGACCTGTCCGTCGGCTCCCTGTTCGCTCTGGGGGGTGTCCTCGCCGCGTGGGGGTCGCAGTACGGCACCGTGGTGGCGCTGCTGCTGCCGCTCGCGGTCTGCGGGCTCGTCGGACTGGTGAACGGACTGCTGATCGCGCGCTCCGGGCTGGCCCCGTTCATCGTCACCCTGGCCGCCATGCTCGGGGCGCGCGGTGTGCTGCTCGCGCTGACCGACGAGGGCTCACGCACCTATCTCGTGGAGACGGACTCGTTCTTCGCGAAGCTCGGCCAGGGCTCCCTGCTCGGTGTCGGCGTGCCGGTGTGGATCACCGTGGCGCTGTTCGTGGCGGGATCCGTGGTGCTCCGGCGCAGCCGCTTCGGCCAGTACGTGTACGCGGTGGGCGGCAACGAGGACGCGGCCGCCCTGATGGGCGCGCCCGTGGCCCGGACGAAGGTCGCGGTGTACACCCTGTCGGGGCTGTGCGCGGGTCTCGCCGGTGCGCTGAACGCCGCGTGGCTCGTGTCGGGGGTGACCATCCTCGGCTCCGGCATGGAGCTGGAGGCCATCTCGGCCGTGGTCATCGGAGGCACGCTGCTCACCGGTGGCTTCGGTTTCATCAGCGGCTCGCTGGTGGGCGTGGCCCTGCTGAAGGTGATCCAGAACGTCATCAACCAGATCGGTTCACTGGACTCCGCCTACCAACAGGTGGTCAGCGGGGCCTTCCTGGCGGCCGTGGTCGTCGCCCAGACGTGGCTCGGACGCCGGCAGCGGGTCCTGTGA
- a CDS encoding sterol desaturase family protein — protein MIPTVVYAIPAFVLLVVVEALSYRFLPDDDERGYELRDTVTSMSMGAGSQVIAVPWKVVTLVLYAALFTVAPWHLSASSAWTWLLLFFADDLAYYAFHRAHHRVRVLWASHVVHHSSVRFNLSTALRQSWTPMTGLPFWLPLALLGIPPWMILLQQAFSLVYQFFLHTERVDRLWRPVEWFFNTPSHHRVHHGSNNAYLDRNYGGILILWDRLFRTFEPEGERVVYGLTKNIDTHNPVRVAFHEFASAWSDVRTARRWRDRAGYLFGPPGWVPDAKG, from the coding sequence ATGATCCCCACCGTGGTCTACGCGATACCGGCGTTCGTGCTGCTGGTGGTCGTGGAGGCACTCTCCTACCGTTTCCTGCCGGACGACGACGAGCGCGGGTACGAGCTGCGGGACACCGTCACCAGCATGTCCATGGGCGCCGGGAGCCAGGTCATCGCGGTGCCGTGGAAGGTCGTGACGCTCGTGCTGTACGCGGCCCTGTTCACCGTCGCCCCCTGGCACCTCTCCGCGTCCTCGGCATGGACCTGGCTGCTGCTGTTCTTCGCCGACGATCTGGCGTACTACGCCTTCCACCGCGCCCACCACCGGGTGCGGGTGCTGTGGGCGAGCCATGTGGTCCACCACTCCAGCGTCCGTTTCAACCTCTCCACCGCCCTGCGCCAGAGCTGGACTCCGATGACGGGCCTGCCGTTCTGGCTGCCCCTGGCGCTGCTCGGCATCCCACCCTGGATGATCCTGCTCCAGCAGGCCTTCAGTCTGGTCTACCAGTTCTTCCTGCACACCGAGCGGGTGGACAGGCTGTGGCGGCCGGTGGAGTGGTTCTTCAACACGCCCTCCCACCACCGTGTCCATCACGGCTCCAACAACGCGTACCTGGACCGCAACTACGGCGGCATCCTCATCCTCTGGGACCGGCTCTTCCGCACCTTCGAACCGGAGGGCGAGCGCGTGGTGTACGGCCTCACGAAGAACATCGACACCCACAACCCGGTGCGGGTCGCCTTCCACGAGTTCGCCTCGGCGTGGAGCGACGTCCGCACGGCCCGTCGCTGGCGCGACCGCGCCGGCTATCTGTTCGGCCCGCCCGGGTGGGTGCCGGACGCGAAGGGGTGA
- a CDS encoding sugar ABC transporter ATP-binding protein: MLAVTGLCKTFPGVRALSDVDFTARAGEVHALVGENGAGKSTLIKVLTGVHLPDAGEVTYDGAPVRFTTPLQAQQAGISTIYQEVNLVPLMSVARNLLLGREPRNRLRLIDFGRMHREADETLRGLGIRVDVRRPLRELGVGAQQMVALARAVAIDARVVIMDEPTSSLEPREVRTLFEVIRTLRERGIAVVYVSHRMDELYEICDAVTVLRDGRVAHTGRLADLDRLHLVGLMLGREIGEVRREGLTKFSGSHETAAEPVLTARGLTVRHRLCDVSLSLRPGEVVGLGGLLGSGRSETAKAIAGALPVDGGRVVVAGAPVRAGSTPAAIRAGISLLPEDRKTEGIVPGLSVRENIALAALPGLSRFGLVDDARIDRVVETFMKRLRIKASSPHQKVGELSGGNQQKVLLARWLALHPKVLLLDEPTRGIDVGAKAEVQALVDELAGEGLAVLLISSDTEELIEGSDRVVVLRDGAVVRELTGDAVTEDELLRAIADVPEGAARD, from the coding sequence ATGCTCGCGGTCACCGGACTGTGCAAGACCTTCCCCGGCGTGCGGGCGCTGTCCGACGTGGACTTCACCGCCCGGGCCGGGGAGGTGCACGCCCTCGTCGGCGAGAACGGCGCCGGCAAGTCCACCCTGATCAAGGTCCTCACCGGCGTCCACCTGCCCGACGCCGGTGAGGTCACCTACGACGGCGCCCCGGTCCGTTTCACCACTCCCCTGCAGGCCCAGCAGGCGGGCATCTCCACCATCTACCAGGAGGTCAACCTCGTCCCGCTGATGAGCGTGGCCCGTAACCTCCTGCTCGGCCGCGAGCCGCGCAACCGGCTGCGCCTGATCGACTTCGGCCGTATGCACCGCGAGGCGGACGAGACCCTGCGCGGCCTCGGCATCCGGGTCGACGTACGCCGTCCCCTGCGTGAGCTCGGCGTCGGTGCCCAGCAGATGGTCGCCCTCGCCCGGGCCGTGGCCATCGACGCACGAGTCGTGATCATGGACGAACCCACCTCGTCGCTGGAGCCCCGCGAGGTGCGGACGCTGTTCGAGGTGATCCGCACCCTGCGCGAGCGCGGCATCGCGGTCGTCTATGTCAGCCACCGCATGGACGAGCTGTACGAGATCTGCGACGCGGTCACCGTCCTGCGCGACGGCCGGGTCGCGCACACCGGCCGCCTCGCCGACCTCGACCGGCTGCATCTGGTGGGGCTGATGCTCGGGCGGGAGATCGGCGAGGTACGCCGCGAGGGCCTGACGAAGTTCAGCGGGTCCCACGAAACGGCGGCCGAACCGGTGTTGACGGCACGAGGGTTGACGGTTCGTCATCGGCTGTGTGACGTCTCGCTGTCGCTGCGCCCCGGAGAGGTGGTCGGGCTCGGCGGGCTGCTCGGCTCCGGGCGCAGCGAGACCGCCAAGGCCATCGCGGGCGCCCTGCCCGTCGACGGCGGCCGGGTCGTGGTGGCTGGCGCGCCGGTGCGCGCCGGGTCCACCCCGGCGGCGATCCGGGCCGGGATCAGTCTGCTGCCCGAGGACCGCAAGACCGAGGGCATCGTGCCGGGCCTGTCGGTGCGGGAGAACATCGCGCTCGCCGCGCTGCCGGGCCTGTCGCGCTTCGGGCTGGTGGACGACGCCCGTATCGACCGCGTCGTGGAGACGTTCATGAAGCGGCTGCGTATCAAGGCCTCCAGCCCGCACCAGAAGGTCGGCGAACTCTCGGGCGGCAACCAGCAGAAGGTGCTCCTGGCCCGCTGGCTCGCCCTGCACCCGAAGGTGCTGCTGCTGGACGAGCCCACGCGCGGGATCGACGTGGGAGCCAAGGCGGAGGTGCAGGCCCTCGTCGACGAACTCGCCGGCGAGGGTCTGGCCGTCCTGCTGATCTCCTCGGACACCGAGGAGCTGATCGAGGGCAGTGACCGCGTGGTCGTCCTCCGGGACGGTGCGGTGGTGCGGGAACTCACCGGTGACGCCGTCACCGAGGACGAACTGCTGCGCGCGATCGCCGACGTACCCGAAGGAGCAGCCCGTGACTGA
- a CDS encoding alkaline phosphatase PhoX: protein MSATRRQVLAGTGALGAGIAFTGALSELFAGTAAAHGLGHTGYGPLVPDPNGLLDLPKGFRYHVLSREGDRLRSGEGRVPSNHDGMAAFAGGGGRTHLVRNHENRVTAAIAVPTVEGLTYDPAGKGGCTALTLDADRRVLSERVAIAGTAVNCAGGRTPWNTWLTCEETEDRAGTNGYTKDHGFIFEVHPTDPLRTGAVPLTAMGRFQHEAIAIDPHKGVVYETEDAFEKPFGLFYRFLPDKPLGGVGSLRAGGRLQAMRVPGVPDLSTVQETGARFDGIEWVDVPDPLAASTPTRLQDYGPGGITHAQKLEGCYWGGSCVYFVSSFARSADGSTADHYGQIWRYDPARRRLTLVVVFGPDTDVQLPGESPDNICLAPGGGLMVCEDGNGAQHVFGVTRKGEVYAMARGRQNIGTADKPEWGEFAGVTFAPDGRTMYVNCYTPGTTFAVTGPWRR, encoded by the coding sequence ATGTCCGCAACACGACGTCAGGTCCTCGCCGGAACAGGGGCCTTGGGGGCGGGGATCGCCTTCACCGGTGCCCTGTCCGAGCTGTTCGCGGGTACCGCCGCCGCGCACGGCCTCGGCCACACCGGCTACGGCCCGCTCGTCCCCGATCCGAACGGCCTGCTCGATCTGCCGAAAGGATTCCGCTACCACGTGCTCTCCCGCGAGGGCGACCGGCTCCGCTCGGGAGAGGGCCGCGTCCCCTCCAACCACGACGGCATGGCCGCGTTCGCCGGCGGCGGGGGCCGTACCCACCTCGTCCGCAACCATGAGAACCGCGTCACCGCGGCGATCGCGGTCCCCACGGTCGAAGGTCTCACGTACGACCCGGCCGGCAAGGGCGGCTGTACGGCTCTGACACTCGACGCGGATCGGCGCGTGCTGTCCGAACGGGTCGCCATCGCCGGGACGGCCGTCAACTGCGCCGGTGGACGCACCCCTTGGAACACCTGGCTCACCTGCGAGGAGACCGAGGACCGGGCGGGCACGAACGGCTACACCAAGGACCACGGCTTCATCTTCGAGGTCCATCCCACCGATCCCCTCCGCACCGGCGCCGTACCGCTCACGGCGATGGGCCGCTTCCAGCACGAGGCCATCGCCATCGACCCCCACAAGGGCGTGGTCTACGAGACGGAGGACGCCTTCGAGAAGCCCTTCGGCCTCTTCTACCGCTTCCTCCCCGACAAGCCGCTGGGCGGAGTGGGATCGCTCCGCGCGGGCGGCCGGCTCCAGGCGATGCGGGTGCCCGGCGTTCCGGACCTGTCGACGGTCCAGGAGACCGGCGCGCGCTTCGACGGCATCGAGTGGGTGGACGTACCCGATCCGCTGGCCGCCTCCACCCCCACCCGGTTGCAGGACTACGGCCCCGGGGGCATCACCCACGCGCAGAAACTGGAGGGCTGCTACTGGGGCGGCAGTTGCGTCTACTTCGTGTCGTCCTTCGCCCGCAGCGCGGACGGGTCCACCGCCGACCACTACGGGCAGATCTGGCGCTACGACCCGGCGCGCCGCCGACTGACCCTGGTCGTCGTGTTCGGCCCGGACACCGATGTGCAGCTGCCGGGGGAGTCCCCGGACAATATCTGCCTCGCCCCGGGAGGTGGCCTGATGGTCTGCGAGGACGGCAACGGTGCCCAGCACGTCTTCGGCGTGACCCGCAAGGGCGAGGTGTACGCGATGGCCCGGGGCCGCCAGAACATCGGGACCGCGGACAAGCCCGAGTGGGGCGAGTTCGCCGGCGTCACCTTCGCCCCGGACGGGCGGACGATGTACGTCAACTGCTACACGCCCGGCACCACTTTCGCGGTCACCGGTCCGTGGCGGAGGTAG
- a CDS encoding FG-GAP-like repeat-containing protein, which translates to MGIRRPALATAAAAALIGAFTVPLAAGTASAGEAAAPVREDFNGDGFQDLAVAAPAATVGGHTWAGYIAISYGSANGLGPARTTVITQDTPGVPGTSADNSGFGYELFPRDLDGDGVTDLAVATHEYQPADNIGGSVIILWGRTTGLSGTGAVRVPAPANAFVGEDITAGDFDGDGHTDLFLSDAEDYDVRAVLYGPFDRGGAPAREQRLTVFSTDNTICSTAAGDFDGDGIDDLATFYVYEDHAEGGKLWLGTDHGLSTVPQRLNSANAAAVGDFDKDGYADLATRVYPNGETYLEEDPGTIKIYYGSPTGPSTTRTKTITQETPGVPGASEKGDQFGGRLSAGDVNGDGYTDLAVGVPGEAIGTVTKAGSVVLLEGGRSGLTGTGAQAFHQNTPGVPGAVEKGDVFGGSVRLLDVTGDRKADLAAGAPGENLGTVVNGGALWLLRGTASGLTAAKAFAENPVDLRAPSAKAEFGENLGGDNGPVQLIP; encoded by the coding sequence GTGGGCATCCGCAGGCCGGCCCTCGCCACCGCCGCAGCCGCCGCGCTGATCGGCGCGTTCACCGTGCCGCTCGCAGCGGGCACCGCATCCGCGGGGGAGGCGGCCGCCCCGGTGCGCGAGGACTTCAACGGCGACGGTTTCCAGGACCTGGCCGTCGCCGCGCCCGCCGCCACGGTGGGCGGCCACACCTGGGCCGGCTACATAGCGATCAGCTACGGCTCGGCGAACGGCCTCGGCCCGGCCCGTACCACGGTCATCACCCAGGACACCCCCGGTGTGCCCGGTACCTCCGCGGACAACAGCGGCTTCGGCTACGAGTTGTTCCCCCGCGACCTGGACGGCGACGGCGTCACCGACCTCGCTGTCGCCACGCACGAGTACCAGCCGGCCGACAACATCGGCGGTTCGGTGATCATTCTCTGGGGCCGGACCACAGGGTTGTCCGGCACCGGCGCCGTCCGTGTCCCCGCACCCGCCAACGCGTTCGTCGGCGAGGACATCACCGCCGGCGACTTCGACGGCGACGGCCACACGGATCTCTTCCTGAGCGACGCCGAGGACTACGACGTCCGGGCGGTGCTCTACGGTCCGTTCGACCGGGGCGGAGCACCGGCCCGTGAGCAACGGCTGACCGTGTTCAGCACGGACAACACGATCTGCTCCACCGCCGCGGGCGACTTCGACGGCGACGGCATCGACGACCTCGCGACCTTCTACGTCTACGAGGACCACGCCGAGGGCGGCAAGCTGTGGCTCGGCACGGACCACGGCCTGTCCACCGTCCCGCAACGGCTGAACTCCGCGAACGCCGCCGCCGTCGGCGACTTCGACAAGGACGGCTACGCCGATCTCGCCACCCGGGTCTACCCGAACGGCGAGACGTACCTGGAGGAGGACCCCGGGACGATCAAGATCTACTACGGTTCGCCGACCGGGCCCAGCACGACCCGCACGAAGACCATCACCCAGGAGACCCCGGGCGTGCCCGGCGCGAGCGAGAAGGGCGACCAGTTCGGGGGGCGACTGAGCGCGGGCGACGTGAACGGCGACGGATACACGGACCTCGCCGTGGGCGTCCCGGGCGAGGCGATCGGCACGGTGACGAAGGCCGGCTCGGTGGTGCTGCTCGAGGGCGGAAGGAGCGGGCTGACCGGCACGGGCGCGCAGGCGTTCCACCAGAACACCCCGGGTGTGCCGGGGGCGGTGGAGAAGGGCGACGTGTTCGGCGGTTCGGTACGGCTGCTGGACGTCACGGGAGACAGGAAGGCCGACCTGGCCGCGGGCGCTCCGGGCGAGAACCTGGGCACCGTCGTGAACGGCGGTGCTCTGTGGCTGCTGCGCGGCACGGCTTCCGGCCTCACGGCCGCGAAGGCCTTCGCTGAGAACCCGGTGGACCTCCGGGCGCCGTCCGCGAAAGCGGAGTTCGGCGAGAACCTGGGTGGGGACAACGGGCCGGTCCAGCTGATTCCGTAG